Proteins from one Mucilaginibacter jinjuensis genomic window:
- a CDS encoding carboxymuconolactone decarboxylase family protein yields MEPRINFFAKGPDALKAMYSLGAYLAKSPVEQKLLHLLYFRVSQINGCAFCLDMHSKDLRAAGETEQRLYMLDAWREGTVYTNRERAALAFAEGVTKTHVSDDVYTAAAAEFTEQELIDLTMAIVTINSYNRINIAFQTPAGSYQPGQFKS; encoded by the coding sequence ATGGAACCAAGAATCAATTTTTTCGCAAAAGGACCTGACGCGCTGAAAGCAATGTATAGCCTTGGCGCTTACCTCGCAAAATCACCGGTTGAGCAAAAGTTACTTCATTTACTTTATTTCCGTGTATCTCAAATTAATGGCTGTGCTTTTTGCCTGGATATGCACTCGAAAGATTTACGCGCAGCGGGTGAAACCGAGCAGCGCCTGTATATGCTGGATGCCTGGCGTGAGGGAACCGTGTATACCAACCGCGAGCGTGCTGCCCTTGCTTTTGCCGAGGGGGTTACCAAAACTCATGTATCTGATGATGTATATACTGCTGCGGCTGCCGAGTTTACAGAGCAGGAACTTATAGATTTAACTATGGCAATAGTGACTATCAACAGCTATAACCGTATTAATATTGCTTTCCAAACCCCGGCAGGCAGTTATCAGCCCGGTCAATTTAAATCGTAA
- a CDS encoding carboxymuconolactone decarboxylase family protein: MKNIVVPSIEQVSPESKVLFETMQKRIGKVPNLYATMGYSSHALKAFLDMDATLAAGVLTAKQREAVALVVSELNHCEYCLAGHTLVAMKNGLTSADTIDIRKGHSNDEKINAIVQLAKSIAENNGHPETQYLDQFFNAGFDEAALMEVVGLIAVRVFTNYVFAITKVPVDYPAAPALN, translated from the coding sequence ATGAAAAATATCGTTGTTCCTTCAATTGAGCAGGTTAGCCCAGAATCGAAGGTGTTGTTTGAAACAATGCAAAAACGTATCGGCAAGGTGCCTAACCTATACGCTACCATGGGTTACTCATCTCATGCTTTAAAAGCATTCTTAGATATGGATGCCACTTTGGCTGCGGGTGTACTTACAGCTAAGCAGAGAGAAGCTGTAGCGCTTGTGGTGTCAGAGTTAAATCATTGTGAATATTGCCTGGCAGGGCACACCCTGGTAGCGATGAAAAATGGTTTAACAAGCGCTGATACAATCGACATTAGAAAAGGCCATTCAAATGACGAGAAAATTAATGCAATTGTGCAATTAGCCAAATCAATAGCAGAAAACAACGGTCACCCTGAAACTCAGTACCTGGATCAATTTTTTAATGCAGGTTTTGATGAGGCAGCATTGATGGAAGTAGTTGGACTTATCGCCGTAAGGGTATTTACCAATTATGTTTTTGCCATCACCAAGGTCCCGGTTGACTATCCGGCAGCACCTGCATTAAATTAA
- a CDS encoding heme-binding domain-containing protein, which translates to MKKKYFIAVLILLVIFLCIQAIRPQLTNPPATAEIVVPDNVKSILVKSCYDCHSNQTNLRWYDEVNPAYWQVVKDVREGRKVLNFSEWQKMPKPDQQAKLWEALNQVVAGAMPLPSYTAVHSSAKLSEEDINVLKQFLLSKVKPLNYNASTDSAASAQFTKWGADSLKIKSVPVALNGIAFIPEYKNWQVVSASERFDNGTMRLILGNPIAIKAIREHKISPWPQGATFAKVAFAQNKGKDGIVSSGEFKQVEFMIKDADKYASTKGWGFARFKTTKMVPYGKTAMFATECINCHRPEEKTDFVFTQPIKLNQ; encoded by the coding sequence ATGAAAAAGAAATACTTCATTGCTGTGCTTATTCTCCTGGTTATATTTTTATGTATCCAGGCCATCCGCCCGCAGCTCACTAATCCCCCGGCTACTGCAGAGATTGTTGTACCCGATAATGTTAAAAGCATACTTGTAAAAAGTTGTTACGATTGCCACTCTAACCAAACCAATTTACGTTGGTACGATGAGGTTAACCCGGCCTACTGGCAGGTTGTAAAAGATGTTAGAGAGGGCAGAAAGGTATTGAACTTTTCTGAATGGCAAAAAATGCCAAAGCCTGATCAGCAAGCTAAGCTTTGGGAAGCACTTAACCAGGTTGTAGCCGGGGCAATGCCGCTGCCATCTTATACGGCAGTTCACTCATCGGCCAAATTAAGTGAAGAAGATATTAATGTTTTAAAGCAATTCCTTTTGTCGAAAGTAAAGCCGTTGAATTATAATGCTTCCACCGATTCTGCCGCAAGTGCACAGTTTACAAAATGGGGAGCTGATAGCCTTAAAATAAAATCTGTACCAGTTGCGCTTAACGGCATTGCTTTTATTCCCGAGTATAAAAACTGGCAGGTAGTAAGCGCTTCAGAACGTTTTGATAATGGTACCATGCGTTTAATATTAGGTAACCCTATTGCTATTAAGGCTATTCGTGAGCATAAAATATCACCATGGCCACAAGGTGCTACCTTTGCGAAGGTTGCATTTGCTCAGAATAAAGGTAAAGATGGTATAGTCTCGTCCGGAGAATTTAAGCAGGTTGAATTTATGATTAAGGACGCCGATAAATATGCCTCTACTAAGGGATGGGGATTTGCAAGGTTTAAAACAACCAAAATGGTGCCTTATGGTAAAACGGCCATGTTTGCCACAGAGTGCATCAATTGCCATCGCCCCGAAGAGAAAACAGATTTCGTATTTACACAACCTATAAAACTGAACCAATGA
- a CDS encoding zinc-dependent alcohol dehydrogenase family protein translates to MKALILEQFNTPYQVKEIETPKAGKGQVLVKIAASGINPLDLKIKTGQAAHAKAQLPNILGIDLAGTVTAIGEGVSNFKVGDEVYGMTGGIAGVPGTLAEYAAVDAQLIAKKPQNLSMRDAAAIPLIFITAWEGLVDRANVGPGKNVLIHGGAGGVGHVAVQIAVARGANVFSTVSSTQNDLILSYGATPIDYNTLSVEEYVEQYTGGEGFDIIFDTVGGAVLDASFKAAKQYFGHVISILGWGTHQLAPLSFKGATYSGVFTLYRLISGKGRAHHGEILHEAALLIEAGKLIPAVDQQSFTPDKIEEAYQYLQDGSNKGKVVVDIVF, encoded by the coding sequence ATGAAAGCACTCATTTTAGAACAATTTAATACGCCCTACCAGGTAAAAGAAATAGAAACACCAAAAGCCGGAAAAGGGCAGGTGTTGGTTAAAATTGCCGCAAGTGGCATTAACCCGCTCGATCTGAAAATTAAAACAGGTCAGGCTGCTCATGCTAAGGCACAATTGCCCAATATTCTGGGTATCGACCTTGCAGGTACGGTAACAGCCATAGGTGAAGGTGTGAGCAATTTTAAAGTTGGCGATGAAGTTTATGGCATGACGGGCGGCATTGCTGGCGTACCCGGTACACTTGCCGAATATGCAGCGGTAGATGCGCAGCTTATCGCCAAAAAGCCTCAAAACTTAAGCATGCGCGATGCAGCAGCCATCCCACTTATATTTATTACCGCCTGGGAAGGTTTGGTTGATCGTGCTAACGTAGGCCCGGGTAAAAATGTATTAATCCACGGCGGTGCCGGTGGTGTAGGGCATGTTGCTGTTCAAATTGCGGTAGCAAGGGGAGCCAATGTTTTCAGTACCGTGTCGTCGACACAAAATGATTTGATTCTCTCTTACGGTGCTACACCGATAGATTACAACACCTTATCGGTTGAAGAGTATGTGGAGCAATATACGGGCGGCGAAGGTTTCGATATAATTTTTGATACTGTAGGTGGTGCTGTGTTAGATGCATCTTTTAAAGCAGCTAAACAATATTTCGGGCACGTAATCAGCATATTAGGCTGGGGTACCCATCAGCTTGCACCACTGTCATTTAAAGGCGCAACTTATTCGGGTGTATTTACCTTGTATCGCTTGATATCTGGTAAAGGTAGGGCTCATCATGGCGAAATTCTACACGAAGCCGCTTTGTTGATTGAGGCGGGAAAACTGATCCCTGCGGTCGACCAGCAATCCTTTACTCCTGATAAAATTGAAGAAGCGTATCAATATTTACAGGATGGCTCAAACAAGGGCAAAGTGGTTGTAGATATTGTATTTTAA
- a CDS encoding DUF417 family protein produces MNKSLLHSIAGLEGFGKFAIRYGIVVVFLWIGALKFTTYEADGIVPFVANSPFMSGFYNQPEQYKKHINPEGALIPANHNWHEQNNTYGFSYGLGTFLIILGLLVAFYRVIPLPSMIASILMFIMTLGTLSFLVTTPESWVPHLGDPSYGFPYLSGRGRWLLKILLFWGVQFLI; encoded by the coding sequence ATGAATAAATCACTTTTACACTCCATCGCCGGTTTAGAAGGCTTCGGGAAATTTGCAATCCGTTACGGTATCGTAGTTGTATTTCTTTGGATAGGGGCCTTAAAATTTACAACTTATGAGGCCGATGGTATAGTACCGTTTGTGGCCAACAGCCCATTTATGTCAGGTTTCTACAATCAGCCCGAACAATATAAGAAACATATAAACCCCGAAGGTGCATTAATCCCTGCCAATCACAACTGGCATGAGCAAAATAATACTTATGGCTTTTCTTACGGCTTGGGTACGTTTCTGATCATTTTAGGTTTGTTAGTGGCATTTTACCGGGTAATACCATTGCCAAGCATGATTGCCAGTATTCTGATGTTTATCATGACACTTGGCACGCTGTCATTCCTAGTAACTACGCCCGAAAGCTGGGTACCCCATCTTGGCGATCCGTCTTATGGGTTCCCATATCTCTCGGGCCGCGGCCGTTGGTTATTAAAGATATTGTTATTCTGGGGGGTGCAATTCTTAATATGA
- a CDS encoding nuclear transport factor 2 family protein — MNTDKDLAINIVSDDEKQSIANQFLLALRNKNWDSLASIITPDATWALPGENLLSGIAIGGEEFIKRAKTLVNSGVSLQLKNIQLSYSGFALSVHNQTAKSDAELDVHVAIVATLRGDKIAAIRSYVSDLPNMNGFFDGKLLHEEQLEMERPSFEQKWAAANTFLTAMKTNNWELMQSVMIPDIEWTLPGKSLLSGPAIGVDAIIKRAQSLKKFGVMFELLHILNGWDSVALSLHNTGKRGELILDEYVTIVFQLNGDKITGLTTHLSDVPGIERFFVPGIID, encoded by the coding sequence ATGAACACAGATAAAGATCTGGCGATAAATATTGTCTCTGATGATGAGAAACAGAGTATTGCCAATCAATTCTTATTAGCTCTTCGCAACAAAAATTGGGATTCTTTGGCATCCATTATAACCCCGGATGCAACATGGGCATTACCGGGCGAAAATCTTCTTTCGGGAATTGCCATTGGTGGGGAAGAGTTTATCAAGCGGGCAAAAACACTGGTTAATAGTGGTGTTTCCCTGCAACTTAAAAATATCCAGTTAAGTTATAGTGGCTTTGCATTATCGGTACATAATCAAACAGCAAAGAGCGATGCCGAACTCGATGTACACGTTGCCATTGTAGCTACGCTTCGTGGAGATAAGATTGCTGCGATCAGAAGTTATGTATCAGATCTTCCCAATATGAATGGGTTTTTCGACGGTAAATTGCTTCATGAAGAACAATTGGAGATGGAACGTCCTAGCTTCGAACAGAAATGGGCGGCAGCTAATACTTTTCTTACGGCCATGAAAACCAATAACTGGGAGCTGATGCAATCGGTAATGATACCCGATATTGAATGGACGTTGCCGGGCAAAAGCCTTTTATCTGGTCCGGCTATTGGTGTTGATGCTATTATTAAGCGTGCCCAATCGCTAAAGAAATTTGGTGTGATGTTCGAGTTACTCCATATTCTTAACGGATGGGATAGCGTTGCTTTATCCTTGCATAATACCGGCAAAAGAGGAGAACTTATACTGGATGAGTATGTGACTATTGTTTTTCAATTGAATGGCGACAAGATAACAGGTTTAACTACTCATTTATCTGATGTACCTGGTATCGAACGGTTTTTTGTACCTGGCATTATTGATTAA
- the kdsA gene encoding 3-deoxy-8-phosphooctulonate synthase, whose translation MLFEQMQQGPFFILGPCVMENLELLYTVAEKVATIGQKYNVPVIFKSSYDKANRTSIHSYRGPGLELGMEWLQKIKEEFNLPVTTDIHESYQAAPVAEVADILQIPAFLCRQTDLLVAAAKTGKIVNVKKAQFLSGQDMEYPAQKVVEAGNNQVILTERGNMYGYNNLAVDFRNIYDMKKFGFPVCMDCTHSVQRPGGAGGKTGGDRTFVPMMALAAKAFGTTGYFMETHPDPDHALSDGPNQVKLENIEEIIKSLLD comes from the coding sequence ATGCTATTTGAACAAATGCAGCAAGGCCCTTTCTTTATACTGGGACCATGCGTAATGGAAAATCTGGAGTTGCTTTATACTGTAGCCGAAAAGGTTGCCACTATAGGCCAGAAATATAATGTACCGGTGATTTTTAAATCATCATACGATAAAGCTAACCGTACCTCTATCCACTCGTACCGTGGACCGGGTTTGGAGTTGGGGATGGAATGGCTACAAAAAATTAAAGAAGAATTTAACCTGCCGGTTACAACAGACATTCACGAAAGCTATCAGGCTGCACCTGTTGCCGAAGTTGCCGATATACTGCAGATTCCTGCGTTTTTATGCCGCCAAACAGATCTGTTAGTAGCGGCCGCTAAAACAGGCAAGATTGTTAACGTTAAAAAGGCACAGTTTCTATCTGGTCAGGATATGGAATATCCGGCACAAAAAGTTGTAGAAGCGGGTAATAATCAGGTAATATTAACCGAGCGCGGTAATATGTATGGTTATAATAACCTGGCTGTTGATTTCCGTAATATCTATGATATGAAGAAGTTTGGCTTCCCGGTTTGTATGGATTGTACACACTCGGTACAACGCCCGGGCGGGGCAGGGGGTAAAACTGGTGGCGACCGTACCTTTGTACCGATGATGGCTTTAGCTGCTAAGGCGTTTGGCACAACAGGTTATTTTATGGAAACACACCCAGACCCAGACCATGCCCTGAGCGACGGGCCTAACCAGGTTAAACTGGAGAATATAGAAGAGATCATCAAATCGCTTTTAGATTAA
- a CDS encoding DUF302 domain-containing protein has protein sequence MKAKGVIVKPIKFAPKDAIKLLEKFFRQNGITIYARIDQQAEAANNGTKINPLVFLLFGNPAKGGQVMVENALAALDLPLKVIAWQDEKLNNYIAFNDINYLASRYSLSNCAAQLIDIGAVILKILK, from the coding sequence ATGAAAGCTAAAGGAGTTATTGTTAAGCCAATAAAATTTGCACCGAAGGATGCGATAAAATTGCTCGAGAAATTTTTCAGGCAAAATGGTATCACTATTTATGCAAGGATTGATCAGCAGGCAGAAGCCGCTAACAATGGTACTAAAATTAACCCACTTGTATTTCTCCTTTTCGGCAACCCCGCAAAAGGCGGGCAGGTAATGGTTGAAAACGCTTTAGCTGCTTTAGACCTGCCGTTGAAGGTTATTGCCTGGCAGGATGAAAAGCTGAATAATTATATCGCCTTTAACGATATTAATTATTTGGCAAGCCGGTATTCACTCAGTAATTGTGCTGCACAATTAATTGATATTGGCGCAGTAATCTTGAAAATCTTAAAATAA
- a CDS encoding RNA polymerase sigma factor, whose amino-acid sequence MDQHESALKHLFQQEFAKMVAVISKLYGLQYIEIAEDIVNDTFLLATETWREKGIPLNPAAWLYTVAKQKTLQYFRRNKIYVEKVMPQLSMQQDGHTEMGELNFSYQNIKDSQLQMIFAICTPAIASEAQIGLALRILCGFGIDEIAEAFLSNKETINKRLFRAKEKLRSEKIKIEFPPESEIHTRLNNVLHIIYLLFNEGYYSKTQNEILRKDLCVEALRLGIMLIEYPKTNLPQTNALIALMCFHASRFNARQAGSGTTVLYDQQDVALWDQQLINQGIHFLKLSVQGNEITSYHLEARIAYWHSQKEDTADKWKEILQLYNQLLQINYSPMVALNRTYALYKVNGPEAALTEVLELNLVQNHFYYLLLGELYQTIDITMAKSNYENAKALAKTQIEKQGIQEKIDKLG is encoded by the coding sequence ATGGATCAGCACGAATCAGCTTTAAAGCATCTATTTCAGCAGGAGTTTGCTAAAATGGTAGCGGTAATTAGTAAACTATATGGTTTACAATACATTGAAATTGCCGAAGACATAGTAAACGATACTTTTTTACTGGCCACCGAAACCTGGAGAGAGAAAGGCATTCCGCTTAATCCGGCAGCCTGGTTATATACGGTGGCTAAACAAAAAACGCTGCAATATTTCAGGCGTAATAAAATCTATGTTGAAAAGGTAATGCCCCAACTCAGTATGCAGCAGGATGGGCATACAGAAATGGGCGAGTTGAATTTCTCATACCAAAATATTAAAGATAGCCAGTTGCAGATGATTTTTGCCATCTGCACGCCGGCTATTGCAAGTGAAGCACAGATTGGCCTGGCCCTTCGCATTCTTTGCGGTTTTGGGATCGATGAAATCGCCGAGGCCTTTTTATCTAATAAAGAAACTATCAACAAACGATTATTTCGTGCTAAAGAAAAACTGCGAAGCGAGAAGATAAAAATAGAGTTCCCGCCCGAGAGCGAGATCCACACACGGCTCAATAATGTATTGCACATTATTTACCTGCTTTTTAATGAGGGGTACTATTCTAAAACACAGAATGAGATCCTGCGTAAAGATTTGTGCGTTGAAGCTTTGCGGTTAGGTATAATGTTGATCGAATATCCTAAAACAAATTTGCCGCAAACCAACGCCTTAATAGCATTGATGTGTTTCCACGCTTCGCGATTTAATGCGCGGCAGGCCGGTAGTGGTACAACTGTGCTTTATGATCAACAAGATGTAGCGTTGTGGGATCAACAATTAATTAACCAAGGCATACACTTCCTGAAATTGTCTGTACAAGGAAACGAAATTACCTCTTACCATCTGGAAGCGCGTATTGCCTATTGGCATAGCCAAAAGGAGGATACAGCTGATAAATGGAAAGAGATTTTACAACTGTATAATCAGCTTTTACAGATCAATTATTCGCCGATGGTGGCATTGAACCGCACTTACGCTTTATACAAGGTAAACGGACCGGAGGCCGCACTAACAGAAGTTCTGGAATTGAACCTGGTTCAAAATCATTTTTATTACCTTTTACTGGGCGAGTTATATCAAACTATTGATATTACCATGGCAAAAAGCAATTATGAGAACGCCAAGGCCTTAGCCAAAACTCAAATAGAAAAACAAGGCATCCAGGAAAAAATAGATAAACTTGGGTGA
- a CDS encoding helix-turn-helix domain-containing protein, with translation MDKNILMGIEKIAAPFLEKAKQFPFYSVMLITEGSGRYYADIGKFDFEAPVLLFSTPLQSLKVEHNVTLNGYILQFHGDFYCIEYHKARVACNGLLFNNIYIEPSVKLSGNEAAIFEGICQDIENEFNADEHDEVVLRSYLQLFLAKSSSVKLRNMAAEEKEQPKDEQMERFMQLLEQHYMVLHKPTDYANLLAMSPNNFSKRCNRYYGKSPSLMIQERLILEAKKKLHLTRQSIKEIAFALNFSDEFYFSRFFKKFTKVSPQVYREQAGISIVADMASY, from the coding sequence ATGGATAAGAACATTTTAATGGGAATAGAAAAAATTGCGGCCCCCTTCCTGGAGAAGGCAAAGCAGTTCCCGTTTTATAGTGTTATGTTGATTACTGAAGGTAGTGGCAGGTATTATGCCGATATCGGTAAGTTTGATTTTGAAGCACCGGTTTTGCTTTTCTCAACACCACTTCAAAGTTTAAAAGTGGAGCATAACGTAACGCTTAATGGCTACATCCTGCAATTTCATGGCGACTTTTATTGCATCGAATATCACAAAGCAAGAGTTGCCTGTAACGGGTTGTTATTCAATAATATCTATATAGAGCCTTCAGTAAAATTAAGCGGCAATGAAGCTGCGATATTTGAAGGCATTTGCCAGGATATTGAAAATGAATTTAATGCCGATGAACACGATGAGGTTGTGCTAAGGTCATATCTTCAGCTTTTTCTGGCAAAATCGAGCAGTGTTAAACTACGCAATATGGCTGCCGAAGAAAAAGAACAGCCTAAAGATGAGCAAATGGAGCGCTTTATGCAGTTGCTGGAGCAGCATTACATGGTGCTTCACAAGCCTACAGATTATGCTAATTTGCTTGCTATGTCGCCCAATAACTTCAGTAAGCGGTGTAATCGTTATTATGGCAAATCACCATCGCTAATGATCCAGGAGCGTTTGATACTGGAAGCGAAAAAGAAACTGCACCTAACCAGGCAAAGCATTAAAGAAATCGCTTTCGCCCTTAATTTTTCGGATGAGTTTTATTTTAGCCGCTTTTTTAAAAAATTTACCAAAGTATCCCCACAGGTATATCGAGAGCAGGCAGGTATTTCCATAGTTGCCGATATGGCTTCGTACTAA
- the hscB gene encoding Fe-S protein assembly co-chaperone HscB translates to MINFFEFYDIPESFEPDQAKLKKQFYELSKKYHPDFYANESDERQQEILELSTINNKAYQTLSNPNKRLAYILTQHNLLNEGAKPQLPGDFLMEMMDINERLMEVDDSEQLAKITAETLEIENNLQKDLDALTTDYQELDDTAKEDRLNKIADIYYRQKYLLRIKETLDTFAARL, encoded by the coding sequence ATGATTAATTTTTTTGAATTTTACGATATACCTGAATCTTTCGAGCCTGATCAGGCTAAGCTTAAGAAGCAATTCTACGAGTTAAGCAAAAAGTACCATCCCGATTTTTATGCTAATGAAAGCGATGAACGCCAGCAGGAAATACTGGAGCTATCAACCATCAATAATAAAGCATATCAAACCCTCTCCAATCCTAACAAACGTTTGGCTTATATATTAACCCAGCACAATTTGCTGAACGAAGGTGCCAAGCCTCAATTACCAGGCGACTTTTTAATGGAGATGATGGACATTAACGAACGACTGATGGAGGTGGATGACAGCGAGCAATTGGCCAAAATCACTGCTGAAACGCTGGAAATTGAAAATAATTTACAAAAAGATCTTGACGCGCTAACTACAGATTATCAGGAACTTGATGATACTGCAAAAGAAGATCGGCTCAATAAAATTGCAGATATTTACTACAGACAAAAATATTTATTGCGAATTAAAGAGACTTTAGATACATTTGCAGCCCGGTTATGA
- a CDS encoding KpsF/GutQ family sugar-phosphate isomerase: MNDIAKRVFDIEIESLRHVADMIDDNFTNTVNAILNTEGKLIVAGIGKSGLIGKKIAATLASTGTPSFFLHPGEAFHGDLGMVEPKDAIILISYSGETDELLKIIPFLKWNGNLIICITGNRESTLAKNSDHHLAVAVTREACPLALAPTSSTTATLVMGDALAIALMEARDFKPDDFARFHPGGNLGRRLLTRVKDVMQRDAIPFINEDAAFTDLLLKMSEGRLGMVIVGSANEVKGIVTDGDLRRALLKHPDLSNLHITEIMTTTPVIINEEVLVDEAEQVMIQKKITTVLVGSVNEHTVSGVYQIYNR; this comes from the coding sequence ATGAATGATATTGCCAAAAGGGTATTTGATATCGAGATAGAATCGTTAAGGCATGTGGCCGATATGATTGACGATAACTTTACCAATACGGTAAATGCTATTTTAAATACCGAAGGTAAGCTTATTGTTGCCGGTATTGGCAAATCGGGCCTTATTGGTAAAAAGATAGCAGCCACGTTGGCCAGTACAGGTACGCCAAGTTTCTTTTTGCATCCGGGAGAAGCCTTTCATGGTGATTTGGGCATGGTTGAGCCTAAGGATGCCATTATCCTGATCTCGTACTCGGGCGAAACCGATGAGCTTCTGAAGATCATCCCGTTTTTGAAATGGAATGGTAATTTGATTATCTGTATTACCGGTAACCGCGAATCAACGCTGGCTAAAAACAGCGACCATCACTTGGCTGTTGCTGTTACGCGCGAAGCTTGTCCGTTGGCATTGGCACCCACATCGTCTACCACAGCTACTTTGGTTATGGGCGATGCCCTGGCTATTGCATTGATGGAAGCCCGTGATTTTAAACCCGATGATTTTGCGCGTTTCCATCCCGGGGGTAATTTGGGGCGCAGGCTGCTTACCAGGGTTAAAGATGTAATGCAGCGCGATGCTATACCATTTATTAATGAAGATGCTGCGTTTACAGATCTGTTGCTCAAAATGTCTGAAGGCAGGCTGGGGATGGTTATAGTGGGCTCGGCAAATGAAGTTAAAGGCATTGTAACTGATGGCGATTTGCGCAGGGCATTGTTGAAACACCCGGATTTGTCGAATCTTCATATCACAGAAATTATGACCACTACACCTGTTATTATTAATGAGGAAGTGTTGGTTGATGAGGCCGAACAGGTTATGATACAGAAAAAAATCACAACAGTTTTGGTGGGCTCGGTAAATGAGCATACCGTGAGTGGCGTATATCAAATTTACAATAGGTAA
- a CDS encoding GIN domain-containing protein — MKTQILTIATVLSLALATSTNTFAATHSSSTSTVLTDVKHINKIEVRGNVELYVSDGATDNVKVYDKYYSENAFVQNQNGVLRIASYKKEKLVIWVTAAELQSITAYDNASVKSFGKLNSINLEVNLYNRAAANLEMEAYSANINVNDQATANLTGTVNDCNLKYNQSATVNSTKFVATNMVRKVSYDGFAKAEQVAGL, encoded by the coding sequence ATGAAAACTCAAATCTTAACCATTGCAACAGTGTTATCATTAGCATTAGCAACCAGCACAAACACATTCGCAGCAACTCATAGCAGCAGCACCAGCACTGTATTAACAGATGTAAAACATATCAACAAAATTGAGGTTCGCGGCAACGTTGAATTATACGTATCAGACGGTGCAACTGATAATGTAAAAGTATACGATAAATACTACAGCGAAAACGCTTTTGTACAAAACCAAAACGGCGTGTTACGCATCGCATCATATAAAAAAGAAAAACTGGTAATTTGGGTAACCGCAGCCGAATTACAAAGCATCACCGCCTATGATAATGCTTCCGTAAAATCATTCGGCAAATTAAACAGCATTAACCTGGAAGTTAACCTTTACAACCGCGCAGCCGCTAACCTTGAAATGGAAGCTTACAGCGCCAACATCAATGTAAACGATCAGGCTACTGCCAACTTAACAGGTACTGTAAACGATTGTAACTTAAAATACAACCAGTCTGCCACAGTAAACAGCACCAAATTTGTAGCCACTAACATGGTTCGTAAAGTAAGCTACGATGGTTTTGCAAAAGCAGAGCAGGTAGCCGGTTTATAA
- a CDS encoding YciI family protein produces the protein MDQANNEFVFLFRQPDLSHNAENHDEIQKKWMEWIDGITSQGKLASNGLHLTPGGSVLKAGGVVTDGPFVEIREILGGFIVVKADSMDEAITLAHGCPAIDEGGSVEIRSVFV, from the coding sequence ATGGATCAGGCAAATAATGAATTTGTTTTTTTATTCCGCCAGCCGGATTTAAGCCATAATGCCGAAAATCATGATGAAATCCAGAAAAAATGGATGGAGTGGATTGATGGTATTACTTCACAGGGAAAATTAGCCAGTAATGGTCTCCACTTAACACCAGGAGGTAGTGTATTAAAAGCAGGCGGTGTAGTTACCGATGGCCCCTTTGTAGAAATAAGAGAAATATTGGGCGGCTTTATAGTAGTTAAGGCTGATAGCATGGATGAGGCCATTACCCTGGCCCATGGTTGCCCCGCTATTGATGAGGGCGGTAGCGTAGAGATTAGATCTGTATTTGTATAA